A region of Microbacterium suwonense DNA encodes the following proteins:
- a CDS encoding penicillin acylase family protein, translated as MTTETTTAPRRSIAGRIGRIAFMVVAALLVIATAAAFFLVWTIQRSFPQTSGQVSLTGLRSDVTVQRDDLGIPTITASSTDDLFFAQGFTHAQDRFFEMDFRRHVTSGRVAEMFGESQVATDKFLRTLGWHKVAEQEVEALDDTTRGYYDAYAAGVNAYLASRSGAELSLEYAVLGIQNPDYEPEPWQPADSVAWLKAMAWDLRTNIGDETDRALLAARLNEAGETDADTQALIEKVYPGYPFDRNPMIVPTISAVEPLPTEDETGTAPASFSGPTESDATDTHTTDALATVQWQHADSVIEAASMLLGPVGEGIGSNSWVVSGDLTESGKPLLANDPHLGAALPSVWYQMQLKCADVSQTCPFDVAGFSFSGLPGIVIGHNAEIAWGFTNLTTDVADLYIEKVEGDQYWRDGELQPLDVEEDVIRVAGGDDVPLTIRRTVHGPIISGLTDDFTAIAEAPAAEAGERVLSLTDAPEVPSGDFAVSLRWTALDPGTTASAIFALDTARNFTDFRRAASLFDVPAQNLIYADAEGNIGYQAPGRLPIRGAGDGWLPQPGWDSAYDWTGFIPFDDLPVSYNPPEDYIVTANNAIVGDDYEHFLSRDWDYGYRAARISHLIERRSAAGPLTAEDLRGIQMDDEMWIGKQLAVAMDGVSVDGTGPQAAVDLLRTWDAQNHANSPAAAYANVLWSNLVRNVFVDRDVALPVGDQGRLFTVVGAMLDDPSDPLWTNDRLDVTGRDGMLALSAKQAYDELAQLQGTDVKRWNWGTLHALSLTSSTLGSSGIAPIEMLFNRGPYPVSGGSSVVNATGWKVGESYATTTVPSMRMVVDLDDFDASTWIHLTGASGHAFNRHYTDQTEDWAKGVQRPWPFTKKAVAAAAVDTLVLTRAD; from the coding sequence ATGACGACAGAGACCACCACCGCACCCCGCCGATCGATCGCCGGACGGATCGGCCGCATCGCCTTCATGGTGGTCGCAGCCCTTCTCGTCATCGCGACGGCGGCGGCGTTCTTCCTGGTGTGGACCATCCAGCGCTCGTTCCCCCAGACCTCGGGGCAGGTCTCGCTGACGGGCCTGCGCAGCGACGTCACCGTGCAGCGCGACGACCTCGGCATCCCGACCATCACCGCCTCGTCCACCGACGACCTGTTCTTCGCGCAGGGATTCACGCACGCGCAGGATCGCTTCTTCGAGATGGACTTCCGCCGCCACGTGACCTCGGGTCGGGTGGCCGAGATGTTCGGCGAATCGCAGGTCGCCACGGACAAGTTCCTGCGCACCCTGGGCTGGCACAAGGTCGCCGAGCAGGAGGTCGAGGCGCTCGACGACACGACCCGCGGGTACTACGACGCCTATGCCGCAGGCGTGAATGCATACCTCGCATCCCGCTCCGGCGCCGAGCTCTCCCTGGAGTATGCCGTTCTCGGCATACAGAACCCGGACTACGAGCCCGAGCCGTGGCAGCCGGCCGACTCCGTCGCCTGGCTGAAGGCGATGGCCTGGGATCTGCGCACGAACATCGGCGACGAGACCGACCGCGCGCTGCTCGCCGCCCGGCTGAACGAGGCCGGGGAGACGGATGCCGACACCCAGGCGCTCATCGAGAAGGTATACCCGGGGTATCCGTTCGACCGGAACCCGATGATCGTCCCGACCATTTCCGCAGTCGAGCCGCTGCCCACGGAGGACGAGACCGGCACCGCCCCGGCGTCCTTCTCCGGCCCCACGGAGTCCGATGCCACCGACACGCATACCACCGACGCTCTTGCCACGGTCCAGTGGCAGCATGCCGACAGCGTGATAGAAGCTGCGAGCATGCTGCTCGGTCCGGTCGGCGAGGGCATCGGCTCCAACTCGTGGGTGGTCTCGGGCGATCTCACCGAGTCCGGCAAACCGCTGCTCGCGAACGACCCGCATCTCGGGGCCGCCCTGCCGAGCGTCTGGTACCAGATGCAGCTGAAGTGCGCCGACGTCAGTCAGACGTGCCCGTTCGATGTGGCCGGGTTCTCGTTCTCGGGGCTGCCCGGGATCGTGATCGGACACAACGCCGAGATCGCCTGGGGCTTCACGAACCTCACCACCGACGTCGCCGACCTGTACATCGAGAAGGTCGAGGGCGACCAGTACTGGCGAGATGGAGAGCTGCAGCCCCTCGACGTCGAGGAGGACGTCATCAGGGTCGCCGGAGGCGATGACGTTCCGCTCACCATCCGCCGCACCGTGCACGGGCCGATCATCTCGGGGCTGACCGACGACTTCACGGCCATCGCCGAGGCACCCGCCGCCGAGGCCGGCGAGAGGGTGCTCTCCCTGACCGATGCTCCCGAGGTGCCCAGCGGTGATTTCGCGGTCAGCCTGCGCTGGACCGCGCTGGATCCCGGCACCACGGCGAGCGCGATCTTCGCCCTCGACACGGCACGGAACTTCACGGACTTCCGCCGTGCGGCATCCCTGTTCGACGTTCCCGCGCAGAACCTGATCTATGCCGACGCCGAGGGCAACATCGGGTACCAGGCGCCGGGTCGGCTGCCGATCCGCGGCGCGGGTGACGGCTGGCTGCCGCAGCCCGGCTGGGACAGCGCGTACGACTGGACCGGGTTCATCCCCTTCGACGATCTGCCGGTGTCGTACAACCCACCCGAGGACTACATCGTCACGGCGAACAACGCGATCGTCGGCGATGACTACGAGCACTTCCTCTCTCGAGACTGGGACTACGGCTATCGTGCCGCGCGCATCTCGCACCTGATCGAGCGCAGGTCGGCTGCCGGTCCACTGACTGCGGAGGATCTGCGCGGCATCCAGATGGACGATGAGATGTGGATCGGCAAGCAGCTGGCCGTTGCGATGGATGGCGTGTCGGTCGACGGCACGGGCCCGCAGGCGGCCGTCGATCTGCTGCGCACCTGGGACGCCCAGAATCACGCGAACTCCCCTGCGGCGGCATATGCGAACGTGCTGTGGTCGAACCTGGTGCGCAACGTCTTCGTCGATCGCGACGTGGCGCTGCCGGTCGGTGATCAGGGCCGGCTGTTCACCGTCGTCGGGGCGATGCTCGATGATCCGTCGGACCCGTTGTGGACCAACGACCGGCTCGATGTGACCGGCAGGGACGGCATGCTCGCACTGTCGGCGAAGCAGGCCTATGACGAGCTGGCACAGCTGCAGGGCACCGATGTGAAGCGTTGGAACTGGGGCACGCTGCATGCACTGTCACTGACCAGCTCCACGCTCGGCTCATCGGGGATCGCACCGATCGAGATGCTGTTCAACCGCGGGCCGTACCCGGTCAGCGGCGGCTCCTCGGTCGTGAACGCCACCGGCTGGAAGGTCGGCGAGTCCTACGCGACCACGACCGTGCCGTCGATGCGGATGGTGGTCGATCTCGACGACTTCGATGCGTCGACCTGGATCCACCTCACCGGTGCCAGCGGCCACGCGTTCAACAGGCACTACACCGACCAGACCGAGGACTGGGCGAAGGGCGTGCAGCGTCCCTGGCCATTCACGAAGAAGGCCGTGGCGGCTGCCGCCGTCGACACCCTGGTGCTGACGCGTGCGGACTGA
- a CDS encoding HipA domain-containing protein, whose amino-acid sequence MTEQLATYLDGRRIGTLFQAPQGNLTFVYDDTYRRQRGATPLSLSLPLARAEHRNRPTRAFLQGLLPDSPGRLEELSREFGVSPRNTFALLAHMGRDAAGAVQILPEGEASGDAAVRTGELDVLDEDDFADLIADVIANQDTWGRRDNANVRWSLPGAQPKVALFRTAAGHWAVPRDSTPTTHIVKPAVPPYSDHHINEFMTMAAARHLGLVVADDFVTTTTRGDHAFVSVRYDRRDVGGRWRRLHQEDLCQAMATPPEKKYQADGGPGIATIAQLLGSNPDAADARDNARRFFDAIVFNVAALGTDAHAKNYSLLLEGDRVTLAPLYDLGSHAPYPVRGDAFPRLAMSVEGEYRATGITTLSLARGARRLRLDETYAFERATEITSHIVDAYDASAEIARAQLGDQEFIERMLTSIRDHALERGWVSRPR is encoded by the coding sequence GTGACCGAGCAGCTCGCCACGTATCTCGACGGTCGGCGCATCGGGACGCTGTTCCAGGCGCCCCAGGGCAACCTGACGTTCGTATACGACGACACCTACCGTCGACAGCGGGGAGCAACGCCGCTGTCGCTGTCGCTGCCTCTCGCTCGAGCGGAGCACAGGAACAGGCCGACGCGAGCGTTCCTTCAGGGCCTGCTGCCCGACAGCCCGGGCCGGTTGGAAGAACTCTCCCGCGAGTTCGGAGTATCGCCCCGCAACACCTTCGCCCTGCTCGCGCACATGGGACGGGATGCAGCGGGAGCCGTGCAGATCCTTCCCGAAGGCGAGGCGAGCGGTGATGCGGCGGTGCGAACAGGGGAGCTGGACGTCCTCGACGAGGATGACTTCGCAGACCTGATCGCCGATGTCATCGCGAATCAGGACACCTGGGGTCGGCGAGACAACGCGAACGTGCGGTGGAGTCTGCCCGGTGCGCAGCCGAAGGTCGCCCTGTTCCGCACAGCCGCGGGGCACTGGGCTGTTCCGCGTGATTCCACGCCGACCACGCACATCGTGAAACCGGCTGTGCCGCCGTACTCCGATCACCACATCAATGAGTTCATGACCATGGCTGCGGCCCGGCATCTCGGTCTCGTCGTCGCTGACGACTTCGTCACCACGACGACACGAGGAGATCATGCCTTCGTCTCGGTCAGATACGACCGAAGAGACGTCGGCGGACGCTGGAGACGGCTGCATCAGGAGGACCTCTGCCAGGCGATGGCCACCCCGCCCGAGAAGAAGTATCAGGCTGATGGGGGTCCAGGCATCGCGACGATCGCCCAGCTGCTGGGTTCCAACCCGGATGCCGCTGACGCGCGCGACAACGCCCGGCGGTTCTTCGACGCGATCGTCTTCAACGTGGCCGCACTCGGCACCGACGCGCACGCGAAGAACTATTCTCTGCTGCTCGAGGGGGACCGTGTGACCCTGGCTCCGCTCTATGATCTCGGCAGTCATGCGCCCTACCCCGTGCGCGGCGATGCGTTCCCCAGGCTCGCGATGTCCGTCGAGGGCGAGTACCGCGCCACTGGGATCACGACGCTTTCGCTCGCTCGCGGTGCCCGTCGCCTGAGGTTGGACGAGACATACGCGTTCGAGCGCGCCACCGAGATCACGTCGCACATCGTCGACGCCTACGACGCATCCGCCGAGATCGCTCGGGCCCAGCTCGGCGACCAAGAGTTCATCGAGCGGATGCTGACCAGCATCCGCGACCACGCCCTGGAGCGCGGCTGGGTGTCCCGCCCGCGTTGA
- a CDS encoding helix-turn-helix domain-containing protein, protein MDVRLVNTTDLGAVAAEQRIKIGLTQSELAQRADVTRDWLARFETGSPNVTIARVMRVYRVLGLDLVVRDEAA, encoded by the coding sequence ATGGATGTCAGACTCGTCAACACCACAGACCTCGGCGCGGTCGCGGCAGAGCAGCGCATCAAGATCGGCCTCACCCAGTCCGAGCTCGCCCAGCGCGCTGACGTGACGCGTGATTGGCTGGCACGCTTCGAGACGGGGTCGCCGAACGTGACGATCGCCCGGGTGATGCGCGTCTACAGGGTCCTTGGCCTCGACCTGGTCGTGCGCGACGAGGCTGCGTGA
- a CDS encoding alpha/beta fold hydrolase, producing MPERLLAPDGMPVDVGKFVHGGATLVYEDFGTGPRPIVLLHGIGMGRSVYIDFVQQLSKRGGHRVIGIDLPGFGEAPEPARTLTMERHADLVAAFLRTKGITDAVVLGHSMGSQIATEVAVRHPEVLSALILAGPTVNSAARSIRMQAGYLLRDLISERPVVLWRGAREYLRGGPHLIRKIRATVVHEPEKAYPRVHVPTLVVRGSRDPLAPMTWCREIVDTVPDARFEEIPDHGHGTLISDSWAAAEKISGFVDGL from the coding sequence ATGCCGGAACGTCTGCTCGCCCCCGACGGGATGCCCGTCGACGTCGGCAAGTTCGTGCATGGCGGCGCGACGCTCGTCTACGAGGACTTCGGCACCGGGCCCCGGCCGATCGTGCTGCTGCACGGAATCGGCATGGGCCGCAGCGTCTACATCGACTTCGTGCAGCAACTGAGCAAACGCGGCGGCCACCGGGTGATCGGTATCGACTTGCCGGGCTTCGGTGAGGCCCCCGAACCGGCCCGCACGCTCACCATGGAGCGGCACGCCGACCTCGTCGCCGCTTTCCTGCGCACGAAGGGGATCACGGATGCCGTGGTGCTCGGCCACTCCATGGGCAGTCAGATCGCCACCGAGGTCGCGGTGCGGCATCCGGAGGTCCTCTCCGCCCTGATCCTGGCCGGCCCCACCGTGAACAGCGCCGCCCGCAGCATCCGGATGCAGGCCGGGTATCTGCTGCGCGACCTGATCAGCGAGCGGCCCGTCGTGCTGTGGCGCGGCGCCCGCGAATATCTGCGCGGCGGCCCGCACCTGATCCGCAAGATCCGCGCGACCGTCGTGCACGAACCCGAGAAGGCGTACCCGCGCGTGCACGTGCCGACCCTCGTCGTGCGCGGCTCGCGCGATCCGCTCGCTCCGATGACGTGGTGCCGCGAGATCGTGGACACGGTGCCCGATGCCCGGTTCGAGGAGATCCCCGACCACGGACACGGCACGCTGATCAGCGACTCGTGGGCTGCCGCCGAGAAGATCAGCGGCTTCGTCGACGGGCTCTGA
- the mnhG gene encoding monovalent cation/H(+) antiporter subunit G, whose amino-acid sequence MTPFLELALPRPVAETIVLVLVLLGAILCLSAAVGLLHFRDVPGRLHAATKPQVLGLVLICLAIAVAQRTIGGMLMGLLVVIPVILLQFATAPLSAHMVGRQAYRNGTINQRDLVADEYAESKQTPPAAG is encoded by the coding sequence ATGACTCCGTTCCTCGAACTCGCACTGCCACGGCCGGTGGCGGAGACCATCGTGCTCGTGCTCGTGCTGCTCGGCGCGATCCTGTGCCTGTCGGCCGCGGTCGGGCTGCTGCACTTCCGCGATGTGCCGGGTCGGCTGCACGCGGCCACCAAGCCGCAGGTGCTCGGGCTGGTGCTGATCTGCCTGGCGATCGCGGTCGCGCAGCGCACGATCGGCGGGATGCTGATGGGCCTGCTGGTCGTGATCCCGGTGATTCTGCTGCAGTTCGCCACGGCGCCCCTGTCAGCGCACATGGTCGGCCGTCAGGCGTACCGCAACGGCACCATCAACCAGCGCGACCTGGTCGCCGACGAGTACGCCGAGTCGAAGCAGACCCCGCCCGCTGCGGGCTGA
- a CDS encoding monovalent cation/H+ antiporter complex subunit F, giving the protein MNPLLIAIMAVFGIAALLCVIRIVRGPSILDRTVASDVLLTEVMCVLGADMAINGHTRNVPVMLIIAAVAVFGSIAVARYVARRDNPTP; this is encoded by the coding sequence ATGAATCCGCTCCTCATTGCGATCATGGCGGTGTTCGGCATCGCCGCGCTGCTGTGCGTGATCCGCATCGTGCGCGGACCGTCGATCCTCGACCGCACGGTCGCGTCGGACGTGCTGCTGACCGAGGTGATGTGCGTGCTGGGCGCCGATATGGCCATCAACGGGCACACCCGTAACGTGCCGGTGATGCTCATCATCGCCGCCGTCGCCGTGTTCGGGTCGATCGCGGTGGCCCGCTACGTCGCGCGAAGGGACAACCCCACGCCATGA
- a CDS encoding Na+/H+ antiporter subunit D, whose amino-acid sequence MSALVPLIVMLPLLGAAITLIFGRNPRLQMLVTAGTLAAVSIIAAVLLVAVDAADQPFAVSVGGWPVPFGIILYVDRFAALLVLVSSIVLLAVLLFSIGQGAADGLDETPISIFNPTYLILAAGIFDAFIAGDLFNLYVGFEILLVASYVLITLGSTESRIRTGAVYIVVSLVSSILFLAAIAMIYGAVGTVNMAQVAERVAQLPQETQLVLHLMLVVAFGIKAAIFPVSFWLPDSYPTAPAPVTAVFAGLLTKVGVYALIRTETQLFAENSIDTLLLIVALATLVIGVLGAVAQAELKRILSFTLVSHVGYMIFGLAIATEEAIGATVYYIVHHIVVQTTLFLAVGLIERKAGSTSILRVSGLMKAAPLLAVLYFVPAINLGGLPPFSGFIGKIALFEAAADVGTPLMIVLIFGGILTSLLTLYALMRAWNLAFWREGDDLAEIEGRVGYLGNAPAADVQTETRRIPAIMTVATAGMVTVTLALTVFAGPLYALCDRIGTGLLQPVTLQQIDEEAG is encoded by the coding sequence GTGAGCGCACTCGTCCCCCTCATCGTGATGCTGCCGCTGCTCGGCGCGGCGATCACCCTGATCTTCGGCCGCAACCCGCGCCTGCAGATGCTCGTGACCGCCGGAACCCTGGCGGCCGTCTCGATCATCGCCGCGGTGCTGCTGGTCGCGGTGGACGCCGCCGATCAGCCGTTCGCCGTGTCGGTCGGGGGCTGGCCGGTGCCGTTCGGCATCATCCTCTACGTCGACCGCTTCGCGGCGCTGCTGGTGCTGGTCTCGAGCATCGTGCTGCTCGCAGTGCTGCTGTTCTCGATCGGTCAGGGTGCCGCCGACGGACTGGACGAGACGCCGATCTCGATCTTCAACCCCACTTATCTCATCCTCGCCGCGGGCATCTTCGATGCGTTCATCGCCGGCGACCTGTTCAATCTGTACGTCGGGTTCGAGATCCTGCTGGTGGCCTCGTACGTGCTGATCACCCTGGGCAGCACGGAGTCCCGCATCCGCACTGGTGCCGTCTATATCGTCGTCTCGCTGGTCTCATCGATCCTGTTCCTCGCCGCTATCGCGATGATCTACGGTGCGGTGGGCACGGTGAACATGGCGCAGGTCGCCGAGCGGGTGGCGCAGCTGCCGCAGGAGACCCAGCTCGTGCTGCACCTGATGCTGGTGGTGGCCTTCGGCATCAAGGCCGCCATCTTCCCGGTGTCATTCTGGCTGCCCGACTCCTATCCCACCGCACCCGCCCCGGTCACCGCCGTGTTCGCCGGCCTGCTGACCAAGGTCGGCGTGTACGCGCTGATCCGCACCGAGACGCAGCTGTTCGCCGAGAACAGCATCGACACGCTGCTGCTGATCGTCGCGCTGGCGACCCTGGTGATCGGCGTGCTCGGCGCCGTGGCGCAGGCCGAGCTGAAGCGGATCCTGTCGTTCACGCTGGTCAGCCACGTCGGGTACATGATCTTCGGCCTGGCGATCGCGACGGAGGAGGCCATCGGCGCGACGGTGTACTACATCGTGCACCACATCGTCGTGCAGACCACGCTGTTCCTCGCGGTCGGGCTCATCGAGCGCAAGGCCGGCAGCACCTCGATCCTGCGGGTGAGCGGGCTGATGAAGGCGGCCCCGCTGCTGGCCGTGCTGTACTTCGTGCCGGCGATCAACCTGGGCGGGCTCCCGCCGTTCTCCGGGTTCATCGGCAAGATCGCTCTGTTCGAGGCGGCGGCGGATGTGGGCACGCCGCTGATGATCGTGTTGATCTTCGGCGGCATCCTCACCTCGCTGCTCACGCTGTACGCGCTGATGCGCGCCTGGAACCTGGCGTTCTGGCGCGAGGGCGACGACCTCGCCGAGATCGAGGGGCGCGTCGGCTACCTCGGCAACGCACCCGCCGCGGATGTGCAGACCGAGACCCGCCGCATCCCCGCGATCATGACGGTGGCGACCGCCGGCATGGTCACCGTCACCCTGGCCCTGACGGTGTTCGCCGGTCCGCTGTACGCTCTGTGCGACCGGATCGGCACGGGACTGCTGCAGCCGGTCACCCTCCAGCAGATCGATGAGGAGGCAGGATGA
- a CDS encoding Na(+)/H(+) antiporter subunit C — protein MDVSLTLIIIMAVLFAAGVYAMMERSLTRVLIGFLLLGNATNLLLLIVMGTPGMAPFFGEESEISDPLPQALTLTAIVITFAVSAFLLALIYRSWQLGQADTVEDDEDDVALRERTDAEDEIIDDESTPEEEEATTDFIETATTPITVLHMKDHPAIHDDAPMDVPDGAHGQEDRP, from the coding sequence ATGGACGTCTCGCTGACCCTGATCATCATCATGGCCGTGCTGTTCGCCGCCGGCGTCTACGCGATGATGGAGCGCAGTCTCACCCGCGTGCTGATCGGATTCCTGCTGCTGGGAAACGCCACCAACCTTCTGCTGCTGATCGTGATGGGCACGCCGGGCATGGCGCCGTTCTTCGGCGAGGAGAGCGAGATCAGCGATCCGCTGCCGCAGGCGCTCACGCTCACGGCGATCGTGATCACCTTCGCCGTCTCGGCGTTCCTGCTGGCCCTGATCTACCGCTCCTGGCAGCTCGGCCAGGCCGACACGGTCGAGGACGACGAGGACGATGTCGCACTGCGCGAGCGCACGGATGCCGAGGACGAGATCATCGACGACGAATCGACGCCGGAAGAAGAGGAAGCCACCACCGACTTCATCGAGACGGCCACGACGCCGATCACCGTGCTGCACATGAAGGACCACCCCGCCATCCACGACGACGCGCCCATGGACGTTCCCGACGGGGCCCACGGCCAGGAGGATCGCCCGTGA
- a CDS encoding Na+/H+ antiporter subunit A, with translation MLLLLAVFLIGSILLPVLVRWLGAQAFVIAALVPAAAFVHALTRTPDVLDPVTIPFQDYEWIPQLGLHLSMRMDVLGWVLTLIVTGVGALVLLYCRWYFHDDAVGVGQFAGVLLGFAGAMYGLVLTDDLIMLVMFWEITSILSYLLIGHYRRRAASRRAALQALLVTTLGGLVLFVGAVLLVVEAGTSSIRQLLELAPTGPLVDAAIVMLLIGAISKSALFPFHFWLPGAMAAPTPVSAYLHAAAMVKAGIYLIARFAPIFALSAPWRPIVISLGVLTMLIGGIQALRETDLKRILAFGTVSQLGFFSVVIGFGTPGAALAGLALVIGHALFKSALFLIVGVIDRQLSTRDITELSGVGRQAPVMATAAFISIASMVGVAPTIGYVAKESTLTALLEDALQGSMWGWVALVGVTVGAVLTTAYGCRFLWGAFWRKKSPEGAHMPETAWPDPPVGFLASPIILAGLSIAAGIGAPALGVALQGYARTFDPALGGTGHLALWHGLEPALLLSIAAIVVGIGAFVLSIRSGWHRRPRLMRFTAADVYYVTMRGVDRLSVLTTGITQRGSLPLYVGTIFVVLLAAEATALVGAAPDRLALSAWHTPVQLVVAPIMAVAGVVSVRARKRYTGVVLVSVTGLGMVVLFATSGAPDLALTQILVETVTMVTFALVLRRLPSRMGEHNASVGRVPRAILAIGVGVTMALVAIVATQARIFDPISLDFPQLAYELGHGRNVVNVALVDLRGWDTMGELSVLVLAATGVASLVFVTHRADLLSATRDLPQTKRRRTARRPMVETPDGLRFQTPENRGAPRAWLVSGTQLKAENRSILLEVIVRVLFHTIIVVSIYLLFAGHNGPGGGFAGGLVAGMALVMRYIAGGRWELGAAAPTDAGRLLGFGLVLAVGAALLPLFFGMAPLQSAVWEAEVPILGHLEFVSSTIFDVGVYLVVIGLVLDVLRSLGAEVDRQAAEMRTRRVHV, from the coding sequence ATGCTTTTGCTCCTCGCCGTGTTCCTGATCGGGTCCATCCTTCTCCCCGTTCTGGTCCGCTGGCTCGGAGCGCAGGCATTCGTCATCGCCGCTCTGGTCCCGGCCGCCGCATTCGTGCATGCGCTGACCCGCACACCCGACGTGCTCGATCCGGTGACCATCCCCTTCCAGGACTACGAGTGGATCCCGCAGCTGGGCCTGCATCTCTCCATGCGCATGGACGTACTCGGCTGGGTGCTGACCTTGATCGTCACCGGCGTCGGCGCACTGGTGCTGCTGTACTGCCGCTGGTACTTCCACGACGACGCCGTCGGGGTGGGTCAGTTCGCCGGCGTGCTGCTCGGCTTCGCCGGCGCCATGTACGGGCTGGTGCTCACCGACGACCTCATCATGCTGGTGATGTTCTGGGAGATCACCAGCATCCTGTCCTACCTGCTCATCGGCCACTATCGCCGTCGTGCCGCCAGCCGTCGCGCCGCCCTGCAGGCGCTGCTGGTGACCACACTCGGCGGGCTGGTGCTGTTCGTCGGCGCCGTCCTGCTGGTCGTCGAGGCGGGCACCTCCAGCATCCGTCAGCTGCTCGAGCTCGCACCCACCGGACCGCTGGTCGACGCCGCGATCGTGATGCTGCTGATCGGGGCGATCTCGAAGTCCGCCCTGTTCCCGTTCCACTTCTGGCTGCCCGGTGCGATGGCCGCGCCGACGCCGGTGAGCGCCTACCTGCACGCCGCCGCCATGGTGAAGGCCGGCATCTACCTCATCGCGCGCTTCGCGCCGATCTTCGCGCTCTCCGCGCCGTGGCGTCCCATTGTCATCTCGCTGGGTGTGCTCACGATGCTGATCGGCGGTATCCAGGCGCTGCGCGAGACCGACCTCAAGCGCATCCTGGCGTTCGGCACGGTCAGCCAGCTCGGCTTCTTCTCGGTGGTGATCGGCTTCGGCACGCCCGGGGCCGCGTTGGCGGGGCTTGCCCTGGTGATCGGGCACGCGCTGTTCAAGTCGGCGCTGTTCCTGATCGTCGGTGTGATCGACCGTCAGCTGTCCACACGCGACATCACCGAGCTCTCCGGTGTCGGTCGGCAGGCACCCGTCATGGCGACCGCCGCCTTCATCTCGATCGCGTCGATGGTCGGTGTCGCCCCCACGATCGGATACGTCGCCAAGGAGTCCACGCTCACCGCCCTGCTCGAGGATGCGCTACAGGGCTCGATGTGGGGGTGGGTCGCCCTGGTGGGGGTCACCGTCGGCGCGGTGCTGACGACGGCCTACGGATGCCGATTCCTCTGGGGCGCGTTCTGGCGGAAGAAGAGCCCCGAAGGCGCCCATATGCCCGAAACGGCATGGCCCGATCCGCCGGTCGGCTTCCTCGCCTCGCCGATCATCCTCGCCGGGCTCAGCATCGCCGCCGGCATCGGGGCGCCGGCGCTGGGTGTCGCGCTGCAGGGGTACGCGCGCACGTTCGATCCCGCACTCGGCGGCACCGGCCACTTAGCGCTGTGGCACGGACTCGAGCCCGCGCTGTTGCTGTCCATCGCGGCGATCGTCGTCGGCATCGGCGCGTTCGTGCTCAGCATCCGCTCGGGCTGGCACCGCCGGCCGCGTCTGATGCGCTTCACCGCCGCCGATGTCTACTACGTCACCATGCGCGGGGTCGACCGGCTGTCGGTGCTGACCACCGGTATCACCCAGCGCGGTTCGCTGCCGCTGTACGTCGGCACGATCTTCGTCGTGCTGCTGGCGGCCGAGGCGACCGCACTGGTCGGTGCGGCTCCCGACCGCCTGGCGCTCTCGGCCTGGCACACCCCGGTGCAGCTCGTGGTCGCGCCGATCATGGCCGTCGCCGGAGTGGTGTCCGTGCGCGCGCGCAAGCGCTACACGGGTGTGGTGCTGGTCTCGGTGACGGGTCTGGGAATGGTGGTGCTGTTCGCGACCAGCGGTGCTCCGGACCTGGCGCTCACGCAGATCCTCGTCGAGACCGTCACCATGGTCACCTTCGCCCTCGTGCTGCGCAGGCTGCCGTCGCGGATGGGCGAGCACAACGCATCCGTCGGCCGTGTTCCGCGTGCGATCCTCGCGATCGGGGTGGGCGTGACGATGGCGCTGGTGGCGATCGTGGCCACACAGGCCCGCATCTTCGACCCGATCTCATTGGACTTCCCGCAGCTCGCCTACGAGCTTGGTCACGGCAGGAACGTCGTCAACGTCGCCCTCGTCGACCTGCGCGGGTGGGACACCATGGGCGAGCTCAGCGTGCTGGTGCTGGCTGCGACGGGCGTGGCATCGCTGGTGTTCGTCACCCACCGTGCGGATCTGCTCTCGGCCACCCGGGACCTGCCGCAGACCAAGCGCCGCCGCACGGCCCGCCGTCCGATGGTGGAGACCCCCGACGGCCTGCGCTTCCAGACGCCCGAGAACCGCGGTGCGCCGCGGGCGTGGCTGGTCAGCGGCACGCAGCTGAAGGCCGAGAACCGGTCGATCCTGCTCGAGGTGATCGTGCGGGTGCTGTTCCACACCATCATCGTCGTGTCGATCTACCTGCTGTTCGCCGGCCACAACGGACCGGGCGGCGGTTTCGCGGGCGGGCTGGTCGCCGGCATGGCGCTGGTCATGCGGTACATCGCCGGCGGGCGCTGGGAGCTGGGTGCGGCCGCACCGACGGATGCCGGTCGCCTGCTCGGCTTCGGTCTGGTGCTCGCCGTGGGCGCCGCACTGCTGCCGCTGTTCTTCGGGATGGCGCCGCTGCAGAGCGCGGTCTGGGAGGCGGAGGTCCCGATCCTGGGTCACCTGGAGTTCGTCTCGTCGACGATCTTCGATGTCGGCGTGTACCTGGTGGTGATCGGGCTCGTGCTCGACGTGCTGCGCAGCCTGGGTGCCGAAGTCGACCGGCAGGCCGCCGAGATGAGGACCAGGAGGGTGCACGTCTGA